The Candidatus Poribacteria bacterium genomic interval GGAAAGGCATGGACGAATATTGAGACAGGGAGATACCGTCCTTGGTAGTCAGGGTGAACTTTCAAGTCGCAAAGATACCATACCGTCTTCGGCTTTTCACGGCTTGCAGACGGTACACGGCGTAAGATCGCAGCGGCTACCGCCACCACCCGATCACCGTCAAGCGCAACATAGTAATGAAGCTGCCCCAGCCGCGTGAAGAATGCGAAGTAATCCTCACCGTGGTCAATCTCAAATCGGTCTTCACCGAGTGGATAACTCGTTCCCTTTTCTAAACCTGCGATCCGAGATTGGAAAACTTTCCACTCCTCATTATGTAATTCTCTGATATTTAAAGAACGGTTCATCCGCATCCGACACCTCAAGGCTGTTACGATGCCCGTGTATGCGGTCCGCGCACATCGCGATAGATACGACGCTTACGTGCCTTGTAAAGCCCTTCATAAAGCGAGTTGAAGACGCACGCGCCGAGACGCAATCCCTGTTCAATGTAGTATCTATTCTCGACATCCGCATCCCATGCAGGACGAAGTACATCAAAGAAATCGTCTGCATGTTTAATATCAAGGTCTTCATGAAGATTATAATGAATCAGTTTTTCTGCAGGAATCCAGCCATGATTGACAACCTGTTCTCCGAGCCATCCAGCAATGTCTGAGAACATCCTCTCGATGATTCCCATGACACCAGCACCAATCAAGTACTCATCCATCACGCACGCACCGACCAGCACTGTATTAAACGCTCGAACCTCGGGCCACAT includes:
- a CDS encoding iron-containing redox enzyme family protein — translated: MNITIDNILKETNVWMNPYFQSLRDDTFDFDDFVETQIQFYFAVVFFNRPMAALAAKIPTSELRLEVIRNVWEEHGEGNTSLMHEKTFLAFLDRLAGIKPEDIAKRAMWPEVRAFNTVLVGACVMDEYLIGAGVMGIIERMFSDIAGWLGEQVVNHGWIPAEKLIHYNLHEDLDIKHADDFFDVLRPAWDADVENRYYIEQGLRLGACVFNSLYEGLYKARKRRIYRDVRGPHTRAS